Within Kiritimatiellia bacterium, the genomic segment CGGCGGGTCTGGGGTTGCCGAATCATTGGGTGGCCCGAGCGGTAGACTCTGCCGGGGCGCTCGAATTGGTGGAGCGGTTGCGAGGTGTGCCGGGTGTCGTATCGGCCGACCCCATCCTCGCGCGGCGGCAAGCGAAGAAATTTTTTCCGAATGACACGTACGCGACGAACCAGTGGCACTTGAGGAATACGGGGCAATTCAATGGTGTGTCGGGGATGGATGTGCGGATTACGAACGCATGGGTCAATTACCGAGGATCCAACATCATCATCGGCATCGTCGACGACGGTCTTGAGCTTGCGCACCCCGACCTTGCTGCCAACATCGCGACGGGGTTGAGCTGGGATTTTAGAAACGGCGACCCCGATCCTTATCCTGATACATCCGATGACGCACACGGCACGGCCTGCGCGGGCGTGGCGGCCGGCGTCGGAAACAATGGGGTCGGCATCAGCGGCGCCGCGCCGCAGGCCAAAATGGCCGGGCTCAAATTGGTGGGCTTTGCGCAAACCGACGGCGAAGAGGCCGGCGCGATCACGACCAACAACCATCTGTTTCATATCAAAAGTAACAGCTGGGGGCCGCCGGATACGGGGAGCAGCGTAGAGGGTCCGGGTCCGTTGATGGCGGCTGCGCTGTCAAATGCCTGCGTTTACGGCCGGGGCGGGCGTGGAATCCTATTATTTTGGGCCGCCGGTAACGGCAGGGAATCGGACGACAATTCGAATTTTGATGGCTACGCCAACTCAATCTACACGATCGCCGTGGCCGCGATGGATATCCGCGGAACCCAGTCGTATTACAGCGAGCCCGGGGCCAATATTGTGGTTTGCGCGCCGTCGAGCGGATACAATTTGTCGCTGGATGAGGTCGGCATTTGGACGACGGACCTGACGGGTTCGGGTGGCTATAACGACGGCTTCATGGCCGGTGAGCCGCCCGATCCTGACTATGTAGCCTCCTTTGGTGGTACCTCTTCGGCAACGCCGCTCGCCGCAGGAGTCGGAGCCCTCATCTTGCAGGCGAATCCATTTCTCGGCTGGCGGGACGTCCAGGAGATTTTGATCCGCACCGCGACACGGAACGATCCGACAGATCCCGATTGGCGGGCGAATGGCGCCGGATTTTGGTTTAATCACAAATATGGAGCGGGCCTCATCAACGCGAGCGGCGCGGTGGCGCGCGCGCTCGTGTGGTCGAATCTCGGACCCCAATTCGTCGTCGTCACCAACCAAACTCACACCAACTTGATCCCGGACAACAATTTCTCGGGCCTTACTCGGTCTTTTGTGGTCACCAACAATCTGCGCGTCGAACATGTTGTTGCGACCATCAGCGCCGTCCATCCCTATCGAGGTGATCTTCAGATCGAGTTGGTGTCGCCGTCGGCCATGACCAGTGTTTTGGCCACGGTACGGCCATCAGACGACGGCAACGACCTTAACCGGTGGCGATTCATGACCGTGCGCCATTGGGGCGAGAATGCGGCCGGTACGTGGACGCTTCGCGTGTCGGACCGAAGCGCGGGAGATGTCGGCTCCCTCACATTTGCCGGCCTGACCCTCTATGGGACGATTGGGCCGGTTGCGTCGAATCGACCTCCGCAACTGATGCCTATCGATCCCGTCTACGTCTTCGTGACCAATCCGCTTGCATTCGGCGTATTTGCGTCCGATCCCATCGACGGCGATCCCATCACGCTAACCGCCAGCAACCTTCCCCCGGGCGCATCCTTTAGTGCGACAGGCGGCGTCGGGACGTTCCACTGGCCCATTGCGGCTCCTCTGGGAAATTATCAGGTCGTCTTTCGGGCCTCAGACAAAGACGGGGCTGTCACACAGTCGGTCGCCATCACGGTCGGGATCCCGCCGGGTGGGATCTCCGAAGTGATCGATTTCGAAGGGCCGGGCGAGACCAAGCCGGCCTACGCCGCCGGAACCGTCACGCTCAGCGGACGCCCTTGGCTTTTGTCGGATACGCTCATCGGGACCTCCGCAGAGGACCGTCTGAATGACAGCCGTGCCGCTCGGTTCCGCACAAATGGCACCATGACCGCGCAGACGGATTTCACGAATGGAGTCGGTTTCGTGGCGTTCTGGCACGCAAAATACGGTTCGGATGCCGATTCGCTGGTCGCGCTCGACTACAGCACCAACAGCGGAATCGCGTGGATCAACGCGGGTACGGCGGCTGTGAATTCGGTCGAATTGAAATTGTTTGAGGCCAACATTTCCCGCGCCGGCCCGGTTCGCCTCCGCATCCGCCACGCTGGGCCGCCCGGTTCGAACCGCCGCTTTAATGTGGACGATATCGTTGTCACGACGTTTTCGGACTTCGCCGATGCGGATGGCGACGGCATGAATGATTACTGGGAGCTTTCGTTTTTTGCCAGCTTGACGAACCTGCATGCCGCCGGCGACTGGGATGGCGACGGCTTCAAAGACATAGACGAATATCTGGCAGGAACCGTGCCTACGAATCCGGCATCGCTTCTGGTTGCTACGAGTGTTAGCGGCGCACTGAGCGGAGACGCGATCGTGGTGCGTTGGCAGAGCGCGAGCAACAAAATCTATCGGATTTCGCGATCCACGAATCTGCTGGGGGGCTTTACCGTGCTGGCCACGAACCTTGCGGCGACCCCGCCAGAAAATGTCTACACAGATGCAGCGGCGCCCGCCGCTCAGGCCATCTATCGGATCGATACACGAGGGCCCTAGCTGGACCCCCTTCTCGCCACCTGATTGAAGCACGACCGCGGGTGGGCCGCCTCGATGCTGGACCTTTCCCAAATTGCGCTGCTCAGACCGGCGCGTCCAACGTCACGAGATGGACGACTCTCGGCGGATATGGCGACAAGCCGTTCGGCGCAAGGCGATCGGACTTCGTAGCTGCATCGCGGCGACGGACACAATTGCAAGCTCTTTGAGCGTAGTCCTGCGCTCCGGACTCGGCTTATTCGTCTCGGAGCCGATAGAGAATCTCTCCCGCATTCGGGACGTATAAAACCCCATCGTCCTCGCGGTCCATAAATTCCTCGAAGCGTATTGAAGCGGGATCGCGATAGCCGAGATTGATCTGCCGGCATTCCTCTTCCGGTATTCCGGTTGCCAGCACAACGTTGACATACGGCCGCTCGACGCCGTCGACGTATTCGCCATCGCCTTTGACGTGGGTGGAATGGGCCAAGATTCCCCACGGGTGGTGTTTGAACCGGTCCCATTGCGCGAGAAAATAATCGCGGACGTGATAGCCGATCTGGCGGATCAGCGCGCCGTGAACGGCAGAAATTTCGCGGATGTGGGGAGCGTAGATGATCAATTCGCCGCCGCGTTCGACCACCGGCTCGAGCTTGTACATGCATTTGCCGCCGACCCAGAGCTCGTCATACATCTCCGGGGCGCAGGACAGGACGGTGTGAAACGCGCGAGGCATCCTGCGCACGTGGATCTGCGCGGACAATTCCGCCGCCCGTCTCCACGCGTCCTCAGGCGTGCCGAAAAACAGCCCGGCCAGTCCGCCGCTGTGTTTGTCGACAACCATGCACAGTGCGCGCCGCTCGACCGGTAATAGCGCGGCCGCGCGATCGAGCACGCGGCGCACGGGCGTGTCCATTACCCCGATGATCCGGCGGTTGGTAATTACCGCCCCAAGCCAGTGGAAGAAGTGGAGAAAGGCCGGACCGCTGATGCCCGGGAACAGATACTTGTTACCGCCGGAGAAGCCGACTACCTCGTGCGGAAACACCGGACCGACGACCAGCACCAGGTCGTGCTGCAGCACCGCGCGGTTCACCTGCACGTCCACGGCCATATTGAACCGCCCCTCCGTGGCACTTGCGATGGTCGCTTCATCGAGTCGGCCGACCGTCACGAGAGCGTTGGGATCGTCCCACGCGTGATTGAGGAGCGCTACGCGGCGGAACTCGCCCGCTGCTTCCGCCTCTGTGAGCCCCAGTCGCTTGAGCATGGCCTCGCGGGACATCGGCGGATGGGTCCCAAGCGCAAACAGGACCGTAAGGCAACGGGCGCGGCCCATCAGACGCTTATGCAGTTCGCGGAAGACAAGGTCCAACGGACAGGAGCGCGTGCCATCCGGCACGAGAAGCACGATCCGGCGGCCATCAGGCTTTATTTGCTCGACCGCCTCATCCAGGATCGAAGCGAGTTCGGCGTGCGATAGGACCGGCGGAGCCTCGAGGGAGGCGACAGCGTTCATAGGGCACATGTATCTCCGCGGCCCTCCAAAGGCAAGTCGAGAAGCGCGCCCCGCTGATCACGATCCGACGCCGCCCTGTTGCAAGCGCGGGTCTTCGCGGTCGTCGAAATGCAGGGGTGTGTGGATCGTGACGGGCGACCACCAAAGCGCCGCGGTTTTTTTCGCGGAATGATAGAGCGGCGCCGACACGATCGTGCGGGGGCCGGGCTCGAGGTCCATTCGGTCGAGCCACCGCTCAAACGGCAGGCGCGCACGGTCCTCGGCGCGCCCGATGAGCAATCCACTCCCGCGCGGAGGCGGGCCGGCGTGTGGCCGGTCGTAGACAAAAATTCGGGCGCCGGGAAACGCGAGCCGCGCGGATCCGGCGACGAGGACGCTGTCGGCGATGATAAAATCCGCCGGTTCGGCTGCGGATGCGATTGCCCGCAGAAGGTCCGGATACGGAAGGTTACGGCGATTGTGTGTGCCCCATGCGTCCGCCCAGACGACGCGGGCGGGTAGCCCGATTCCCACGACGAGGGCGACGGCGAAACCCGCCACTATGTATCGCATAGCTGCCGACCGCGGCAGGTGGGCCAACGCCGCGCCGGCGAACAGAGGTGTAAAAAAGAAGATCGGCCATAGCCACCGTTCGCGCACTTCCGATACACCGGAGAGGGCCGTTAAGCCTAATGTGAGGGCCAGTGCGGCCGTCAGCAAACCTAACAGGGGGCGCAACTCCCGACCGGCGCACGTCCGCCGCGCGAGCGAGAGAGGATTCGGAAAACCCGCGGCGAGCCAAATCCCAAGCACCGGGACCATCATGGCGGCGATTGCCCCCGCGGCGTCCACCAGCCCCGTCCCCCATCTGCCATCCCCCCATTCAAACTTATCCGCGCTTTCGAACAGGAGGGATTCCTCGCGTGTGGCGGCTGCTAGGTGCGGCAGGACCAAGACGGCGCCGATGCCGACCGCCGCTAAGTGAGAGAGCCTTGCGAAGGTACCGTGCCGCGCTGCGGCCGGCCGCTGCGCCCACCACCACGCGAGGGCAAACAGCAAGAAGTTGTATTTGGAGAGCGTACCCGCCGCCAGCCACGCGCCGTTCCGGAATGCCTCGGCCCATGGGCGGCGCGGCTCGATGGTCAGGCATCGCAGGAGCCAAGCCGCGCAGGCGGTCGCCAGCACCGAATGGCTCAGGTCCCTTTGCGCTTCCCAAAGGACTGTTGGCAGCCAGAACACGCCGGCCAGCACGCCCGCCAATTGAATGGCGCTGAATCCCATCCGCCGGCCGGCCGACAACAGGGCGCCGGTCGCAAGGCTAAGGAGAGCGGCCTTCAGCAGGTAAAGCGGCAGCAGCGATCCTTCGGTCAGGATCCAAAGGCAACGGACAATCCACGTGTATAAAGGCGGTTGCGATCCGTACACCCACGCAAACCGGTCGGATTGCCAGACCTGCTCGGCCAGGTCTAATTCCATGCCCGGCGACGCGGCGAACAGAAGAAGCTGAACCGCCGTGAAGTAGGCAACCTGCCCTACCTGCAGGAGGCGGTACACCGCGGGGGGGCAGATATCCTTGGGGCTTGTCAACTCGGGGGCTGGAGACACACTCGAGACATCGGTGGCGCGTTGCGCCGCTTACATGGAACATGGAACCGGCTGTCCGGGCAACAAAAACCGCGCCGTGCGGCATCTGTGCCAGGCATGGAATCTCAATCGTTTGAGTTGACACCGCCCGAGGATTTATCAAGGATGTGTTTATGGAGGCCGATCCGTTGTTTGACATAAGCGGGCGGGTTGCGCTGATGACCGGCGCGGGCGGGGTGCTGATGCGGTCGCTGGCCGTCGAATTGGGCCGCCGGGGCGTCAAAGTCGCCGCCCTGGGGCGCACGCCGGATAAATTGGAGACTGTCGTGCGGGAAATTCGCGAGGCCGGCGGCGAAGCGGTTGCCGTGCCCGGCGATGTGTTGCAGCCGGACTCGATGCAAGCAGCCGTAGCGATGACGATCAGCCGATTCGGCGCCGTCGACTTCCTGGTCAATGGCGCGGGCGGCAACCAACCCGCCGCGACCACATCCGCTGAGCGGACATTTTTCGATCTGCCCCCCGATGCGCTTCGAAATGTCGTCGACCTCAATCTGCTGGGCACGATTATTCCCTGCCAGATCGTGGGCCGGCACATGGCGGAGCGCGGACAAGGGGTCATCCTGAACGTCTCGTCGATGAGCGCGATCCGGCCCTTGACGCGGGTTGTCGGCTATGGCGCGGCGAAGGCGGCTTTAGACAATTTTACGCGCTGGCTGGCCGTCCATCTGGCCCAGACCTATTCCGCGGCGATCCGCGTCAATGCGATCGCGCCGGGATTTTTCCTGACGGAGCAGAACCGGTTTCTGCTCACCCAGCCGGATGGCGGCCTGACCGACCGGGGCCGCCAGATTTTGGCGCACACGCCTATGAATCGGTTTGGGGCGCCGGAGGACCTGCTCGGCGCGGCGATCTGGCTGTTGTCGCCGGCATCGCGATTCGTGACG encodes:
- a CDS encoding S8 family serine peptidase produces the protein AGLGLPNHWVARAVDSAGALELVERLRGVPGVVSADPILARRQAKKFFPNDTYATNQWHLRNTGQFNGVSGMDVRITNAWVNYRGSNIIIGIVDDGLELAHPDLAANIATGLSWDFRNGDPDPYPDTSDDAHGTACAGVAAGVGNNGVGISGAAPQAKMAGLKLVGFAQTDGEEAGAITTNNHLFHIKSNSWGPPDTGSSVEGPGPLMAAALSNACVYGRGGRGILLFWAAGNGRESDDNSNFDGYANSIYTIAVAAMDIRGTQSYYSEPGANIVVCAPSSGYNLSLDEVGIWTTDLTGSGGYNDGFMAGEPPDPDYVASFGGTSSATPLAAGVGALILQANPFLGWRDVQEILIRTATRNDPTDPDWRANGAGFWFNHKYGAGLINASGAVARALVWSNLGPQFVVVTNQTHTNLIPDNNFSGLTRSFVVTNNLRVEHVVATISAVHPYRGDLQIELVSPSAMTSVLATVRPSDDGNDLNRWRFMTVRHWGENAAGTWTLRVSDRSAGDVGSLTFAGLTLYGTIGPVASNRPPQLMPIDPVYVFVTNPLAFGVFASDPIDGDPITLTASNLPPGASFSATGGVGTFHWPIAAPLGNYQVVFRASDKDGAVTQSVAITVGIPPGGISEVIDFEGPGETKPAYAAGTVTLSGRPWLLSDTLIGTSAEDRLNDSRAARFRTNGTMTAQTDFTNGVGFVAFWHAKYGSDADSLVALDYSTNSGIAWINAGTAAVNSVELKLFEANISRAGPVRLRIRHAGPPGSNRRFNVDDIVVTTFSDFADADGDGMNDYWELSFFASLTNLHAAGDWDGDGFKDIDEYLAGTVPTNPASLLVATSVSGALSGDAIVVRWQSASNKIYRISRSTNLLGGFTVLATNLAATPPENVYTDAAAPAAQAIYRIDTRGP
- a CDS encoding lactate racemase domain-containing protein, whose product is MNAVASLEAPPVLSHAELASILDEAVEQIKPDGRRIVLLVPDGTRSCPLDLVFRELHKRLMGRARCLTVLFALGTHPPMSREAMLKRLGLTEAEAAGEFRRVALLNHAWDDPNALVTVGRLDEATIASATEGRFNMAVDVQVNRAVLQHDLVLVVGPVFPHEVVGFSGGNKYLFPGISGPAFLHFFHWLGAVITNRRIIGVMDTPVRRVLDRAAALLPVERRALCMVVDKHSGGLAGLFFGTPEDAWRRAAELSAQIHVRRMPRAFHTVLSCAPEMYDELWVGGKCMYKLEPVVERGGELIIYAPHIREISAVHGALIRQIGYHVRDYFLAQWDRFKHHPWGILAHSTHVKGDGEYVDGVERPYVNVVLATGIPEEECRQINLGYRDPASIRFEEFMDREDDGVLYVPNAGEILYRLRDE
- a CDS encoding SDR family oxidoreductase is translated as MEADPLFDISGRVALMTGAGGVLMRSLAVELGRRGVKVAALGRTPDKLETVVREIREAGGEAVAVPGDVLQPDSMQAAVAMTISRFGAVDFLVNGAGGNQPAATTSAERTFFDLPPDALRNVVDLNLLGTIIPCQIVGRHMAERGQGVILNVSSMSAIRPLTRVVGYGAAKAALDNFTRWLAVHLAQTYSAAIRVNAIAPGFFLTEQNRFLLTQPDGGLTDRGRQILAHTPMNRFGAPEDLLGAAIWLLSPASRFVTGTVVAVDGGFSAYSGV